From one Nocardioides scoriae genomic stretch:
- a CDS encoding proteasome assembly chaperone family protein, with translation MSQARFVHIVDEVPELEGRSDGPVLVVALEGFLDAGNASRIAVAHLQGDPSGRVVASLEIDEFYDYRARRPPLTFLEDRYADYVAPRLVVRLLEDQLGAPYLLLSGPEPDFRWEGFARAVRAVVEHFGVRLVVSLGSVPMAVPHTRPVQLTNHANAQRLLVQDNVWKGEIRVPASAQALLEVRLGEWGHDAMGFVAHIPHYVAQFDYPGASAALVEGLEDVTGLQWDTEPLREAGEARQVELATQIADSDEVREVVHGLEQQYDAFHTASASLLAEDQPLPSGEELGEQFEQFLARLEDPEE, from the coding sequence GTGAGCCAGGCACGGTTCGTGCACATCGTGGACGAGGTCCCCGAGCTCGAGGGTCGCAGCGACGGTCCCGTGCTCGTGGTGGCGCTCGAGGGCTTCCTCGACGCCGGCAACGCCTCGAGGATCGCGGTGGCCCACCTGCAGGGCGACCCGTCGGGCCGGGTGGTGGCGAGCCTGGAGATCGACGAGTTCTACGACTACCGGGCGCGGCGCCCACCGCTGACCTTCCTGGAGGACCGCTACGCCGACTACGTCGCCCCGCGGCTGGTCGTGCGGCTGCTCGAGGACCAGCTCGGCGCGCCGTACCTGCTGCTGAGCGGGCCCGAGCCCGACTTCCGCTGGGAGGGCTTCGCCCGCGCCGTGCGTGCGGTCGTCGAGCACTTCGGCGTGCGGCTCGTGGTCTCGCTGGGCTCGGTGCCGATGGCGGTGCCCCACACCCGCCCGGTGCAGCTGACCAACCACGCCAACGCCCAGCGGCTGCTGGTGCAGGACAACGTCTGGAAGGGCGAGATCCGCGTCCCGGCCAGCGCCCAGGCGCTGCTCGAGGTGCGCCTGGGGGAGTGGGGGCACGACGCGATGGGCTTCGTGGCCCACATCCCGCACTACGTGGCGCAGTTCGACTACCCCGGCGCCTCGGCCGCCCTGGTCGAGGGCCTCGAGGACGTCACCGGCCTGCAGTGGGACACCGAGCCGCTGCGCGAGGCCGGCGAGGCCCGCCAGGTCGAGCTGGCCACCCAGATCGCCGACTCCGACGAGGTGCGCGAGGTGGTGCACGGCCTCGAGCAGCAGTACGACGCCTTCCACACCGCGTCCGCGTCCCTCCTCGCCGAGGACCAGCCGCTGCCCAGCGGCGAGGAGCTCGGCGAGCAGTTCGAGCAGTTCCTCGCCCGCCTCGAAGACCCCGAGGAGTAG
- a CDS encoding amino acid permease, with protein sequence MDLLRTKSVEQSLSDTEDPDFKLKRNLTALDLTVFGIGVIIGAGIFTLTGKAAQQYAGPAVVFSFVIAAVCCGLAALCYAEFASTVPVSGSAYTFSYATLGELVAWIIGWDLILELMLGASVVAQGWSQYFVNFLDAIGLGWPDAIGPAAESGWGHVNLAAFLLVAVLTALIAVGIKESLRVNLVLVGVKLFIVLFVIVAGLFFVKGGNYTPFVPPSAGSQDASGITQPLFQWIFGFEAQTYGILGIVSGASIVFFAYIGFDVVATTAEEAKNPQKDLPRGIIGSLVICTFLYVAVALVITGMVRYDRIDPNAALATAFQDVGKDGFATLISAGAVAGLTTVVMTLMIGAVRVLFSMSRDGLLPRAFAKTSKRTGTPVTITLTIGTAVALVASLTPIGDLEEMVNIGTLTAFALVSLAVPILRRTRPDLERSFKVPFSPVLPILAAVVCVYLALNLSIETWLRFLIWMALGFAIYFAYGYKHSRVGLADGAPPVDHAAARSGQGHDRTPD encoded by the coding sequence ATGGACCTGTTGCGAACCAAGTCGGTCGAGCAGTCGCTCAGCGACACCGAGGACCCTGACTTCAAGCTCAAGCGGAACCTCACCGCCCTCGACCTGACGGTGTTCGGCATCGGCGTCATCATCGGCGCCGGCATCTTCACCCTCACCGGCAAGGCGGCCCAGCAGTACGCCGGACCGGCGGTCGTCTTCTCCTTCGTCATCGCCGCCGTGTGCTGTGGCCTGGCGGCGCTGTGCTACGCCGAGTTCGCCTCGACGGTGCCTGTCAGCGGGTCGGCGTACACCTTCTCCTACGCGACGCTCGGCGAGCTCGTGGCCTGGATCATCGGCTGGGACCTGATCCTCGAGCTGATGCTGGGCGCCTCGGTGGTGGCCCAGGGCTGGAGCCAGTACTTCGTCAACTTCCTCGACGCCATCGGCCTGGGCTGGCCCGACGCCATCGGCCCGGCCGCGGAGTCCGGCTGGGGCCACGTCAACCTCGCGGCGTTCCTGCTCGTGGCCGTGCTCACCGCCCTGATCGCCGTCGGCATCAAGGAGTCGCTGCGGGTCAACCTCGTGCTGGTCGGCGTGAAGCTGTTCATCGTGCTGTTCGTCATCGTCGCCGGCCTGTTCTTCGTCAAGGGCGGCAACTACACGCCGTTCGTCCCGCCGTCGGCCGGCTCCCAGGACGCCAGCGGCATCACCCAGCCGCTGTTCCAGTGGATCTTCGGCTTCGAGGCGCAGACCTACGGCATCCTCGGCATCGTCTCGGGCGCCTCGATCGTGTTCTTCGCCTACATCGGCTTCGACGTGGTGGCCACCACCGCGGAGGAGGCCAAGAACCCCCAGAAGGACCTGCCGCGCGGCATCATCGGCTCGCTGGTCATCTGCACCTTCCTCTACGTCGCCGTCGCGCTGGTGATCACCGGAATGGTCCGCTACGACCGGATCGACCCCAACGCCGCGCTGGCGACCGCCTTCCAGGACGTCGGCAAGGACGGCTTCGCCACCCTCATCTCGGCCGGCGCGGTCGCCGGCCTCACGACCGTGGTGATGACGCTGATGATCGGCGCCGTCCGCGTGCTGTTCTCGATGAGCCGCGACGGCCTGCTGCCGCGCGCGTTCGCCAAGACCTCCAAGCGCACCGGCACCCCGGTCACCATCACCCTGACGATCGGCACCGCCGTGGCGCTGGTCGCCTCGCTGACCCCGATCGGCGACCTGGAGGAGATGGTCAACATCGGCACCCTGACGGCGTTCGCACTGGTCTCGCTGGCCGTGCCGATCCTGCGCCGCACCCGCCCCGACCTGGAGCGCTCGTTCAAGGTGCCGTTCAGCCCCGTGCTGCCGATCCTGGCCGCCGTGGTGTGCGTCTACCTGGCCCTCAACCTGTCCATCGAGACCTGGCTGCGGTTCCTCATCTGGATGGCGCTCGGCTTCGCGATCTACTTCGCCTACGGCTACAAGCACAGCCGGGTCGGTCTGGCCGACGGCGCGCCCCCGGTCGACCACGCTGCTGCCCGGTCCGGCCAGGGTCACGACCGCACCCCCGACTAG
- a CDS encoding acyl-CoA thioesterase: MPQSVDELLALLDLEAIEDNLFRGQQPDTQLQRVFGGQVAAHALVAASRTVPERYVVHSLHSYFLRPGDTSVPIVYDVDTLREGRSFATRRVIARQHGRPIFALTSNHQVPEDGLEHQDPMPEVPAPEDCPSLVDVTQGPPEVAERWKREWDVLEIRHAGDTRPGGSLPHDGRAARSRLWIRISGALPDDRLTQVAAFTYASDMTLLAAALVPHGLEISSPGLQAASLDHAVWFHRPFRADDWWLYDQVSPSASGGRGLGLARVFTRDGVLVATVAQEGLIRVRDAD, translated from the coding sequence GTGCCCCAGTCCGTCGACGAGCTGCTCGCGCTGCTCGACCTCGAGGCCATCGAGGACAACCTGTTCCGTGGCCAGCAGCCCGACACCCAGCTGCAGCGCGTCTTCGGCGGCCAGGTCGCCGCCCACGCCCTGGTGGCGGCCTCGCGCACGGTCCCGGAGCGCTACGTCGTGCACAGCCTGCACTCCTACTTCCTGCGCCCGGGCGACACCTCCGTCCCGATCGTGTACGACGTCGACACTCTCCGCGAGGGCCGCAGCTTCGCCACCCGCCGCGTGATCGCGCGCCAGCACGGCCGCCCGATCTTCGCGCTCACCTCCAACCACCAGGTCCCCGAGGACGGGCTCGAGCACCAGGACCCGATGCCCGAGGTCCCGGCTCCCGAGGACTGCCCGAGCCTGGTCGACGTCACCCAGGGCCCGCCCGAGGTGGCCGAGCGCTGGAAGCGGGAGTGGGACGTCCTGGAGATCCGCCACGCCGGCGACACCCGGCCCGGCGGCAGCCTCCCTCACGACGGCCGGGCGGCCCGGTCGCGGCTGTGGATCCGGATCAGCGGCGCGCTGCCCGACGACCGGCTCACCCAGGTCGCGGCGTTCACCTACGCCAGCGACATGACGCTGCTGGCCGCCGCGCTCGTGCCCCACGGCCTGGAGATCAGCTCGCCGGGCCTGCAGGCGGCGTCGCTGGACCACGCCGTGTGGTTCCACCGGCCGTTCCGGGCCGACGACTGGTGGCTCTACGACCAGGTGTCGCCCTCGGCCTCCGGTGGTCGCGGCCTGGGCCTGGCGCGCGTGTTCACCCGCGACGGCGTGCTGGTCGCGACCGTCGCCCAGGAGGGGCTGATCCGCGTCCGCGACGCGGACTGA
- the dxs gene encoding 1-deoxy-D-xylulose-5-phosphate synthase has product MGHLQQLTGPADLARLDDHELDELAAEVRDELIRTCAPRGGHLGPNLGVVELTIALHRVFDSPRDRVVFDTGHQAYVHKMLTGRADRFDRLREEGGLSGYPSQAESEHDIVENSHASTSLSYADGLAKAYALRGEDRHVVAVIGDGALTGGMAWEALNNIAETPRHGPDKRLVIIVNDNGRSYMPTVGGLADHLTALRTSPRYEQLLDVVKRRLNGVRGVGPAVYDALHAMKKGMKDALAPQGLFEDLGLKYVGPVDGHDRQAMEHALTQAKKFGGPVIVHAVTRKGFGYDAAERNEADQFHQIGPFDVLTGVGSPKGRIWTDWFAEEMVAIGAERADVVAITAAMLYPVGLDRFAAAYPERTFDVGIAEQHAVTSAAGLAMGGFHPVVAIYATFLNRAFDQVLMDVALHHCGVTFVLDRAGVTGDDGASHNGMWDMSILQVVPTLRISAPRDGVRVAELLRESVAVEDAPTVVRLPKGAPPAAEIEAVDRVGTMDVLVRDGARDVLIVGIGSMAAVSVEVAARLADQGIGVTVVDPRWVKPWDPAIVDLARDHRLVVCVEDNGRVGGCGSTLLQLLNDERVATPFRQHGIPQEFLDHAKRDTILERIGLTAQSLARGIVEEVTALDRGAADGAAPAAADGLSQRRR; this is encoded by the coding sequence ATGGGTCACCTGCAACAGCTCACCGGCCCCGCCGACCTCGCCCGCCTCGACGACCACGAGCTGGACGAGCTGGCCGCCGAGGTCCGCGACGAGCTGATCCGCACCTGCGCCCCGCGCGGCGGGCACCTCGGCCCCAACCTCGGCGTGGTCGAGCTGACCATCGCGCTGCACCGCGTCTTCGACTCCCCGCGCGACCGCGTGGTCTTCGACACCGGCCACCAGGCCTACGTCCACAAGATGCTCACCGGGCGCGCCGACCGGTTCGACCGGCTCCGCGAGGAGGGCGGTCTCTCGGGCTACCCCAGCCAGGCGGAGTCCGAGCACGACATCGTCGAGAACTCCCACGCCTCCACCTCGCTGTCCTACGCCGACGGCCTGGCCAAGGCCTACGCCCTGCGCGGCGAGGACCGCCACGTGGTCGCCGTCATCGGCGACGGCGCGCTCACGGGCGGCATGGCCTGGGAGGCGCTGAACAACATCGCCGAGACGCCGCGGCACGGGCCCGACAAGCGGCTGGTGATCATCGTCAACGACAACGGCCGCTCCTACATGCCGACCGTCGGCGGCCTGGCCGACCACCTCACCGCGCTGCGCACCAGCCCGCGCTACGAGCAGCTGCTCGACGTGGTCAAGCGCCGGCTCAACGGCGTCCGCGGCGTCGGCCCGGCCGTGTACGACGCGCTGCACGCCATGAAGAAGGGCATGAAGGACGCCCTCGCCCCGCAGGGCCTCTTCGAGGACCTGGGCCTGAAGTACGTCGGCCCCGTCGACGGCCACGACCGCCAGGCCATGGAGCACGCGCTGACCCAGGCCAAGAAGTTCGGCGGGCCCGTGATCGTCCACGCCGTCACCCGCAAGGGCTTCGGCTACGACGCCGCGGAGCGCAACGAGGCCGACCAGTTCCACCAGATCGGCCCCTTCGACGTCCTCACCGGCGTCGGCAGCCCCAAGGGCCGGATCTGGACCGACTGGTTCGCCGAGGAGATGGTGGCGATCGGCGCCGAGCGCGCCGACGTCGTGGCCATCACGGCCGCGATGCTCTACCCCGTGGGGCTCGATCGCTTCGCCGCGGCGTACCCCGAGCGCACCTTCGACGTCGGCATCGCCGAGCAGCACGCCGTCACCAGCGCCGCGGGCCTGGCGATGGGCGGGTTCCACCCGGTGGTCGCCATCTACGCCACCTTCCTCAACCGGGCCTTCGACCAGGTGCTGATGGACGTCGCGCTGCACCACTGCGGCGTCACCTTCGTGCTCGACCGGGCCGGCGTCACCGGCGACGACGGGGCCAGCCACAACGGCATGTGGGACATGTCGATCCTCCAGGTGGTGCCCACCCTGCGGATCAGCGCGCCGCGCGACGGCGTCCGCGTCGCCGAGCTGCTGCGCGAGAGCGTGGCCGTCGAGGACGCGCCCACCGTGGTCCGGCTGCCCAAGGGGGCCCCGCCCGCCGCGGAGATCGAGGCGGTCGACCGCGTCGGCACGATGGACGTGCTCGTGCGCGACGGGGCCCGCGACGTGCTCATCGTCGGCATCGGCTCGATGGCAGCGGTCTCGGTCGAGGTCGCGGCCCGGCTGGCCGACCAGGGGATCGGTGTCACCGTTGTCGATCCGCGCTGGGTCAAGCCGTGGGATCCTGCGATCGTCGACCTCGCCCGTGACCATCGCCTGGTGGTGTGCGTTGAGGACAACGGCAGGGTCGGGGGATGCGGCTCGACGCTGCTGCAGCTGCTCAACGACGAGCGGGTGGCGACGCCGTTCCGCCAGCACGGGATCCCCCAGGAGTTCCTCGACCATGCCAAGCGCGACACGATCCTCGAGCGGATCGGCCTCACGGCGCAGTCGCTGGCGCGGGGGATCGTCGAGGAGGTCACCGCGCTCGACCGCGGTGCTGCTGACGGCGCTGCTCCTGCTGCTGCCGACGGGCTGTCGCAGCGACGACGCTGA
- a CDS encoding VCBS repeat domain-containing M23 family metallopeptidase, whose product MIRLRRDDRGTRRTPLLTGITLALGAALGVSTALAAGPAAAASDAGHGSGRMGPESARTVTVDPATGPDFEMPFTCGQSWTGSSRASHSPSAWTVDWNTPDDLGKPALASAPGVVTLTRSLTTSYGRYVVVDHGNGWTTLYAHLNAIVATVGQVVDQGDLIGYVGSSGGSTGPHLHFEERLGGAYFAPWFTRTRWIFGATAASGSCGDRPLAGDWDGDGKDEPGVWRPTATGGRFLLRAPAGKQTIAWGRAGDTPVVGDFDGDGTSQVGTRGLGSSSWQLRGRTGATATVAGLGTGSDAPLSGDWNGDGRAELGWYRWSSHTFVLRRTDGTLKSYVWGQTGEQPVVGDWDGNGADDLGVYRPTTGTWRLLTIGTSGTSSRTVTYGGPGELPVVGDWDGDGTDDLGTWRSTTAKFSQRLETSSGSRSTLVGFGLRRG is encoded by the coding sequence GTGATCAGGCTTCGACGTGACGACCGGGGGACCCGGCGCACGCCGCTCCTGACCGGCATCACCCTCGCGCTGGGCGCGGCCCTGGGCGTCTCCACCGCCCTGGCTGCCGGTCCGGCCGCGGCCGCCAGCGACGCCGGTCACGGGTCGGGCCGCATGGGACCCGAGTCCGCCCGCACGGTGACCGTGGACCCCGCCACCGGCCCCGACTTCGAGATGCCCTTCACCTGTGGCCAGTCGTGGACCGGCAGCAGCCGGGCGTCGCACTCGCCCAGCGCCTGGACCGTCGACTGGAACACCCCCGACGACCTCGGCAAGCCGGCCCTGGCCAGCGCGCCGGGCGTGGTCACCCTGACGCGCTCCCTCACCACCAGCTACGGCCGCTACGTCGTGGTGGACCACGGCAACGGCTGGACCACGCTCTACGCCCACCTGAACGCGATCGTGGCCACCGTCGGCCAGGTCGTCGACCAGGGCGACCTGATCGGCTACGTCGGCAGCAGCGGCGGCTCGACCGGTCCGCACCTGCACTTCGAGGAGCGGCTCGGCGGCGCCTACTTCGCGCCGTGGTTCACCCGGACCCGCTGGATCTTCGGCGCCACCGCCGCCTCCGGCAGCTGCGGCGACCGGCCGCTGGCCGGCGACTGGGACGGCGACGGCAAGGACGAGCCGGGCGTGTGGCGCCCCACGGCCACCGGCGGACGCTTCCTGCTGCGGGCCCCGGCGGGCAAGCAGACCATCGCCTGGGGCCGGGCGGGCGACACCCCGGTCGTCGGCGACTTCGACGGCGACGGCACCTCGCAGGTCGGCACCCGGGGGCTCGGCTCCTCGAGCTGGCAGCTGCGCGGTCGCACCGGCGCCACCGCGACGGTCGCGGGCCTGGGCACGGGCTCGGACGCCCCGCTGAGCGGCGACTGGAACGGCGACGGACGGGCGGAGCTGGGCTGGTACCGCTGGTCGTCGCACACCTTCGTGCTCCGCCGGACCGACGGCACCCTCAAGAGCTACGTGTGGGGCCAGACCGGCGAGCAGCCGGTCGTCGGCGACTGGGACGGCAACGGCGCCGACGACCTCGGCGTCTACCGCCCGACCACGGGGACGTGGCGGCTGCTGACGATCGGCACCTCGGGCACGAGCTCGCGCACCGTGACCTACGGCGGTCCCGGCGAGCTCCCGGTCGTGGGCGACTGGGACGGCGACGGCACCGACGACCTCGGCACCTGGAGGTCCACGACCGCCAAGTTCTCCCAGCGGCTGGAGACCTCGTCGGGCTCGCGCTCCACGCTCGTCGGGTTCGGGCTGCGCCGGGGCTGA
- a CDS encoding SMP-30/gluconolactonase/LRE family protein — MSATATRLEVPGHGAEDVVVEPSGDALTGTEDGAVVRVSRDGSLTEVGRTGGRPLGLELLDEDRLVVADAERGLLALDRRDGRVEVLATEAAGRPIGVCNNAAVGAAGEIWFSDSSAVHPLARWRADLVERTASGRLLCRRADGDVEEHLSGLDFANGVALAADGSFVVVAETGARTVRRLWLTGDRAGTDDLLVADLPGYPDNVSLGSDGLVWVALASPPVAALELLRAHAPAGLRRALRRVPPALLPAPIRQVHAQAYDATGRLVHDVVLPPHDFHMVTGVREHDGWLWLSSLEESALLLVEGALDAPPGAVVGPV, encoded by the coding sequence GTGAGCGCCACCGCCACCCGCCTCGAGGTGCCCGGCCACGGCGCCGAGGACGTCGTCGTCGAGCCCTCCGGGGACGCGCTGACCGGCACCGAGGACGGTGCCGTCGTGCGGGTCTCGCGCGACGGCTCCCTCACCGAGGTGGGCCGCACGGGTGGGCGGCCGCTGGGCCTGGAGCTCCTCGACGAGGACCGCCTCGTGGTGGCCGACGCCGAGCGCGGGCTGCTCGCGCTGGACCGCCGCGACGGTCGCGTCGAGGTCCTGGCGACCGAGGCCGCCGGCCGCCCGATCGGCGTGTGCAACAACGCGGCCGTGGGGGCCGCCGGCGAGATCTGGTTCAGCGACTCCAGCGCCGTCCACCCGCTCGCGCGCTGGCGGGCCGACCTCGTCGAGCGCACCGCCTCGGGACGGCTGCTGTGCCGGCGCGCCGACGGCGACGTCGAGGAGCACCTGAGCGGCCTCGACTTCGCCAACGGCGTGGCGCTGGCGGCCGACGGCTCGTTCGTCGTGGTCGCCGAGACCGGGGCCCGCACCGTGCGCCGGCTCTGGCTGACCGGTGACCGCGCCGGCACCGACGACCTGCTGGTCGCCGACCTGCCGGGCTACCCCGACAACGTCTCGCTCGGCAGCGACGGGCTCGTCTGGGTGGCGCTCGCCTCGCCGCCCGTCGCGGCCCTCGAGCTGCTGCGCGCCCATGCGCCCGCCGGCCTGCGCCGGGCGCTGCGGCGGGTGCCGCCGGCGCTGCTCCCGGCCCCGATCCGCCAGGTCCACGCCCAGGCCTACGACGCGACCGGCCGGCTGGTCCACGACGTCGTGCTCCCGCCCCACGACTTCCACATGGTCACCGGGGTGCGCGAGCACGACGGCTGGCTGTGGCTCTCCAGCCTCGAGGAGTCGGCGCTGCTCCTGGTCGAGGGGGCCCTCGACGCCCCGCCCGGAGCGGTCGTGGGCCCCGTCTAG
- a CDS encoding NUDIX domain-containing protein, translated as MPRIAVVFLVDPRGWVLLQHRDEHAPRAADQWGIVGGHVEDGEDFDAAVHRELLEETGVRADLQLWRAQEFRYTDGHTSSYQVYAGRVDLTDDDIVLGEGRAIVFVDPSQVTALDLAESCAWFLPQFLAGDLYRELVGGAAR; from the coding sequence GTGCCCCGCATCGCCGTCGTCTTCCTGGTCGATCCCCGCGGCTGGGTCCTGCTCCAGCACCGCGACGAGCACGCGCCCCGGGCCGCCGACCAGTGGGGCATCGTCGGGGGCCACGTCGAGGACGGCGAGGACTTCGACGCGGCGGTGCACCGGGAGCTGCTCGAGGAGACCGGGGTCCGCGCCGACCTGCAGCTGTGGCGGGCCCAGGAGTTCCGCTACACCGACGGGCACACCTCCTCCTACCAGGTGTACGCCGGCCGCGTGGACCTCACCGACGACGACATCGTGCTCGGCGAGGGGCGCGCCATCGTGTTCGTCGACCCGTCGCAGGTGACCGCGCTCGACCTGGCCGAGTCGTGCGCGTGGTTCCTGCCGCAGTTCCTGGCCGGCGACCTCTACCGCGAGCTGGTCGGGGGAGCGGCCCGGTGA
- a CDS encoding YciI family protein, with amino-acid sequence MTDTYVFLIREHDWDSDRFLPGAEEAPDLDATFGEHREFQEAVAALGARIVGGQALQHARHGGVVTPGPEGRQVEDAVWTDSPYADSSELITGFYAVECADDAQARTVAALVPTNGTVEWRKVFPTG; translated from the coding sequence ATGACCGACACCTACGTCTTCCTCATCCGCGAGCACGACTGGGACTCCGACCGGTTCCTGCCCGGGGCCGAGGAGGCACCCGACCTCGACGCGACCTTCGGGGAGCACCGCGAGTTCCAGGAGGCGGTCGCGGCGCTCGGCGCCCGCATCGTCGGCGGCCAGGCCCTGCAGCACGCCCGGCACGGCGGGGTGGTCACGCCCGGACCGGAGGGGCGCCAGGTCGAGGACGCCGTGTGGACCGACAGCCCGTACGCCGACTCCAGCGAGCTGATCACCGGCTTCTACGCCGTGGAGTGCGCCGACGACGCGCAGGCCCGCACGGTCGCAGCGCTGGTCCCGACCAACGGCACCGTGGAGTGGCGCAAGGTCTTCCCCACCGGGTGA
- a CDS encoding gluzincin family metallopeptidase has protein sequence MLLTALLLLLPTGCRSDDADPGSALGPADGSAAGSQGSPAARLTPEQRRAREQRVLDQRARAVREGDLPLFLRSLDRRDRAFVARQRRYFANVVQLPLERFDYRVLPQQWDVTRRPGWGPDAQVPQVDLVTQLRDFDTRPVRRTVGFAFTWVGGRPRLVSDRGAADEPMYAGAPAPWDLAAVTVRRRPGVLGVFDRRTAPSADLVMSSVEQGIAQVDEALPFTWPGQVVVYSVEDSAVLDSFTDVPGGSIDLLGAMTFPTYAAPESSPVASTRMLVMAGSVAAGQPFLGRIVRHELSHVALGTRDDGAPTWLSEGLAEYLGARSVPLDQRIIPTAAVERAREGDARLPVSGEFNGSDQEWNYALSWMAVDHLATAQGEDRVWDLVAALHDDGRGTPDEAQDAVLRRVVGMDSRQLAARAAARIRSLYG, from the coding sequence GTGCTGCTGACGGCGCTGCTCCTGCTGCTGCCGACGGGCTGTCGCAGCGACGACGCTGACCCCGGCAGCGCCCTGGGCCCCGCCGACGGCAGCGCCGCCGGCTCCCAGGGATCGCCCGCCGCCCGGCTGACCCCCGAGCAGCGCCGGGCCCGCGAGCAGCGCGTGCTCGACCAGCGCGCCCGCGCGGTCCGCGAGGGCGACCTGCCGCTGTTCCTGCGCAGCCTGGACCGCCGCGACCGCGCGTTCGTGGCCCGGCAGCGCCGCTACTTCGCCAACGTCGTGCAGCTCCCGCTGGAGCGCTTCGACTACCGGGTGCTGCCCCAGCAGTGGGACGTCACCCGCCGGCCCGGCTGGGGCCCCGACGCCCAGGTCCCGCAGGTGGACCTGGTGACCCAGCTGCGCGACTTCGACACCCGGCCGGTGCGCCGCACCGTCGGCTTCGCCTTCACCTGGGTCGGGGGTCGGCCGCGGCTGGTCTCGGACCGCGGTGCCGCCGACGAGCCGATGTACGCCGGCGCCCCCGCGCCCTGGGACCTCGCCGCCGTCACCGTGCGCCGGCGACCGGGCGTGCTCGGGGTCTTCGACCGCCGCACCGCCCCCTCGGCCGACCTGGTGATGTCGTCGGTCGAGCAGGGGATCGCGCAGGTCGACGAGGCGCTGCCGTTCACCTGGCCCGGCCAGGTCGTGGTCTACAGCGTCGAGGACTCGGCCGTGCTCGACTCCTTCACCGACGTCCCCGGCGGCTCGATCGACCTGCTCGGGGCGATGACCTTCCCGACGTACGCCGCGCCGGAGAGCTCGCCGGTCGCCTCCACCCGGATGCTGGTGATGGCGGGCTCGGTCGCCGCCGGCCAGCCGTTCCTGGGCCGGATCGTGCGCCACGAGCTGAGCCACGTCGCGCTCGGCACCCGCGACGACGGCGCGCCGACCTGGCTCTCCGAGGGCCTGGCGGAGTACCTCGGCGCCCGCAGCGTGCCGCTGGACCAGCGCATCATCCCCACGGCCGCCGTCGAGCGGGCCCGGGAGGGCGACGCCCGGCTGCCGGTGTCGGGGGAGTTCAACGGCAGCGACCAGGAGTGGAACTACGCCCTCAGCTGGATGGCGGTCGACCACCTGGCCACGGCCCAGGGCGAGGACCGGGTGTGGGACCTGGTCGCCGCCCTGCACGACGACGGCCGCGGCACCCCCGACGAGGCCCAGGACGCCGTGCTGCGACGGGTCGTCGGGATGGACTCCCGGCAGCTCGCGGCACGCGCCGCGGCGCGGATCCGCAGCCTCTACGGCTGA